One window of the Quadrisphaera setariae genome contains the following:
- a CDS encoding response regulator transcription factor: MTRVVLVDDHPVVRLGLRALLEQEGFVVVAEAGTCQEAVRAAGDHAPDVVLMDLQLGGGPGGAEATRRIRALTDAPPVLVLTNYDTDGDILGAVEAGASGYLLKDAPPAELLAAVRAAAAGESALAPAVATRLLARVREPQASLTPREAEVLALVALGRSNSDIAAELSISEPTVKSHLVHVFTKLDVTSRTAAVARARDRGVLR; this comes from the coding sequence GTGACGCGCGTGGTGCTCGTCGACGACCACCCCGTGGTGCGCCTGGGTCTGCGGGCGCTGCTCGAGCAGGAGGGCTTCGTCGTCGTCGCCGAGGCGGGCACCTGCCAGGAGGCGGTGCGGGCAGCGGGCGACCACGCGCCCGACGTCGTCCTGATGGACCTGCAGCTGGGCGGCGGGCCCGGGGGCGCCGAGGCCACGCGGCGCATCCGCGCGCTCACCGACGCCCCGCCCGTGCTGGTGCTCACCAACTACGACACCGACGGCGACATCCTCGGCGCGGTCGAGGCCGGGGCCAGCGGCTACCTGCTCAAGGACGCCCCACCCGCTGAGCTGCTGGCGGCCGTGCGCGCCGCGGCGGCGGGGGAGAGCGCGCTGGCGCCTGCCGTCGCCACCCGCCTGCTCGCCCGGGTGCGCGAGCCGCAGGCGTCGCTGACCCCGCGGGAGGCGGAGGTGCTGGCGCTCGTGGCGCTGGGGCGCTCCAACAGCGACATCGCCGCTGAGCTGAGCATCAGCGAGCCCACGGTGAAGAGCCACCTCGTGCACGTCTTCACCAAGCTCGACGTGACCTCGCGCACCGCCGCGGTCGCGCGGGCGCGCGACCGCGGCGTGCTGCGATGA
- a CDS encoding ChaB family protein: MAMTTKTGKVREGELPSTLQRSDAKAQATFAKAHDSAEETYADEPNTEERARRTAFSALKHTHEKVGDHWEPKPDGRKGPSDAQAEGGAGTDRPTAGGVDANATKEHLLDLARRLDVPGRSSMTKDELVTALRRANDAKTARAREGS; the protein is encoded by the coding sequence ATGGCGATGACCACGAAGACCGGGAAGGTGCGCGAGGGCGAGCTGCCGAGCACGCTGCAGCGCTCGGACGCCAAGGCCCAGGCGACGTTCGCGAAGGCCCACGACTCCGCGGAGGAGACCTACGCCGACGAGCCGAACACCGAGGAGCGGGCGCGGCGCACGGCGTTCTCGGCGCTGAAGCACACCCACGAGAAGGTCGGCGACCACTGGGAGCCGAAGCCGGACGGCCGCAAGGGCCCCTCCGACGCGCAGGCCGAGGGCGGTGCGGGCACCGACAGGCCCACCGCGGGCGGGGTGGACGCGAACGCGACCAAGGAGCACCTGCTCGACCTGGCGCGCCGGCTCGACGTGCCGGGGCGCTCCTCCATGACCAAGGACGAGCTGGTCACCGCCCTGCGACGCGCCAACGACGCGAAGACCGCCAGGGCCCGCGAGGGCTCCTGA
- a CDS encoding sensor histidine kinase — MHRDASTPDFLGLRAALHVLVVAVTALVVVRAAPPDRWTVVPLAALLLAVYAAGGLAGRRRTPGRARAWLAALTASWLALVAVSPLAGYLVFPLYFLYLHLLPRRWGAAAVVAATAAAATATLRGGGLTVGGVVGPAVAAGVALAVDLGYRVLAREAAERERLLAELVAARAELAASERAAGALAERARIARDLHDTVAQGLSSIQLLLHVAERADPGAAGVPHVRLARDTAAASLAEARALIAELAPPPLAGQGLRAALRRLADTQWSRPGFAVDVVGPDRDADGGAEDGEPPVQVATALLRIAQGAVANAVQHSGAARVEVRLQRLPGATRLAVVDDGCGFDPAAVAERTASGAGHFGLRAVRERVEQLGGVLEVRTGEGRGTAVEVELPDAPAVSLPLATTGAGVPA, encoded by the coding sequence GTGCACCGCGACGCCTCCACCCCCGACTTCCTCGGGCTGCGCGCGGCGCTGCACGTGCTCGTGGTGGCCGTCACAGCGCTCGTCGTGGTCCGGGCGGCTCCGCCGGACCGCTGGACGGTGGTGCCGCTGGCCGCGCTCCTGCTGGCCGTGTACGCGGCAGGGGGGCTGGCGGGGCGCCGGCGGACGCCGGGACGGGCGCGCGCCTGGCTGGCGGCGCTCACGGCCTCCTGGCTCGCGCTGGTGGCGGTCTCGCCGCTGGCCGGGTACCTCGTCTTCCCCCTCTACTTCCTCTACCTCCACCTCCTGCCGCGCCGGTGGGGAGCCGCAGCCGTGGTCGCCGCGACGGCGGCCGCGGCGACCGCCACGCTCCGCGGTGGCGGCCTCACCGTCGGCGGTGTGGTCGGGCCCGCCGTGGCAGCGGGCGTGGCGCTCGCGGTGGACCTCGGCTACCGCGTGCTGGCCCGGGAGGCCGCCGAGCGGGAGCGGCTGCTCGCCGAGCTCGTGGCCGCCCGCGCCGAGCTCGCCGCCAGCGAGCGCGCCGCGGGGGCGCTGGCCGAGCGCGCCCGCATCGCCCGGGACCTCCACGACACCGTGGCCCAGGGCCTGTCGAGCATCCAGCTGCTGCTCCACGTGGCCGAGCGGGCCGACCCCGGCGCCGCCGGCGTGCCGCACGTGAGGCTGGCTCGCGACACCGCCGCCGCGAGCCTCGCCGAGGCCCGCGCCCTCATCGCCGAGCTGGCGCCCCCGCCGCTGGCCGGCCAGGGGCTGCGGGCGGCGCTGCGGCGCCTGGCCGACACCCAGTGGAGCCGCCCCGGGTTCGCCGTGGACGTGGTCGGGCCCGACAGGGACGCGGACGGGGGCGCCGAGGACGGGGAGCCGCCGGTGCAGGTGGCGACCGCGCTGCTGCGCATCGCCCAGGGAGCGGTGGCCAACGCCGTCCAGCACTCCGGTGCCGCCCGCGTCGAGGTCCGCCTGCAGCGGCTGCCGGGCGCGACGCGGCTCGCGGTGGTCGACGACGGGTGCGGGTTCGACCCCGCCGCCGTGGCCGAGCGGACCGCCAGCGGCGCCGGCCACTTCGGGCTGCGCGCGGTGCGCGAGCGCGTCGAGCAGCTCGGCGGTGTCCTCGAGGTGCGCACCGGCGAGGGCCGCGGCACCGCGGTGGAGGTGGAGCTGCCCGACGCCCCGGCCGTGTCCTTGCCGCTCGCCACCACCGGGGCGGGGGTGCCGGCGTGA
- a CDS encoding GGDEF domain-containing protein yields MEVAETTQRRTSTRATAGLVVGTWGGSAAAAGTALGLCAATGSPWPAAVLPVLGGALAVAPLSGLATAAAAAPLAGATVVVALAAIGSGDLEAAAGLGAALVVGALVAVVVLLVRRRTASQLEAALQLADAVSVVDESTGCYNANGLDLLARHVLGAARRSSGAMHASLVQLGDLEPVRELGGPEAVAEVVGGVADALRSSTRGADVVGRWADDLFVVLGPGTGTTPAELERRLRVRLLGSPDAPLVRWACSLTVGSGLLEPWDSGGLAELVGRAEQDLALRRALRAPSAVEPVRSRPSRRSEDQPGSIG; encoded by the coding sequence GTGGAGGTGGCTGAGACGACGCAGCGGCGCACGAGCACGCGGGCGACCGCGGGACTCGTGGTGGGCACGTGGGGAGGTTCGGCGGCTGCCGCCGGGACCGCCCTCGGCCTGTGCGCTGCCACCGGGTCCCCGTGGCCGGCGGCTGTGCTGCCCGTGCTGGGTGGCGCCCTCGCCGTCGCCCCCCTGAGCGGCCTCGCCACGGCCGCAGCGGCCGCGCCGCTGGCCGGCGCCACCGTGGTGGTGGCCCTCGCCGCCATCGGGAGCGGCGACCTCGAGGCCGCCGCGGGCCTGGGCGCCGCGCTGGTGGTCGGTGCGCTGGTCGCCGTCGTCGTCCTCCTGGTCCGCCGCCGCACCGCCTCCCAGCTGGAGGCAGCGCTGCAGCTGGCCGACGCCGTGTCCGTGGTGGACGAGTCCACCGGCTGCTACAACGCCAACGGCCTCGACCTGCTGGCCCGCCACGTGCTGGGCGCCGCGCGCCGCTCCAGCGGGGCGATGCACGCCTCGCTGGTCCAGCTCGGAGACCTCGAGCCCGTGCGGGAGCTGGGCGGCCCCGAGGCCGTCGCGGAGGTGGTCGGCGGGGTCGCGGACGCGCTGCGCTCCAGCACCCGCGGCGCCGACGTGGTCGGTCGCTGGGCGGACGACCTCTTCGTGGTGCTCGGCCCGGGCACCGGAACGACCCCCGCGGAGCTCGAGCGCCGCCTGCGCGTGCGCCTGCTCGGCAGCCCCGACGCCCCGCTGGTCCGCTGGGCGTGCTCGCTGACGGTGGGCTCCGGCCTCCTCGAGCCGTGGGACTCCGGGGGCCTGGCCGAGCTGGTCGGCCGCGCCGAGCAGGACCTCGCCCTGCGCCGCGCGCTGCGCGCCCCCAGCGCCGTCGAGCCCGTGCGCTCGCGGCCCTCGCGCCGTTCCGAGGACCAGCCCGGCTCCATCGGCTGA
- a CDS encoding long-chain-fatty-acid--CoA ligase, protein MAGPGLGSLSVASLLASSAVRHAERTAVVCGAERVTYAQLWDQARAYAGAFRARGVGPGDRVAVLVPNVPDFPRVYFGLLALGAVVVPVHLLFTADEVEHVLRDSGATLVVAAAPVLAAALPAAAAAGIPVVTLLVPDEQRDRVPAPRLEDEAAAAEPLERLVPVPPLAPATVLYTSGTTGRPKGAVGSHLAIVENVNVVLIDCFDMRTGDVVFGGLPLFHTFGQVCVMNTAFRVGATVLLLPKFDPATALRVMDAERATVFIGVPTMYGALLQAAGPHREGGRELPPLRYAISGGAALPEAVLDRFQQVFGAPVHEGYGLTETSPVASFNRVGEPAVAGSVGFPVWGVEAEVTDPAHPERIAVLPAGERGELVIRGHNLFKGYLGDPDATEAAVVDGWLRTGDIATKDDEGRIRIVDRAKDMIIRNGYNVYCREVEEVLVRYPGVASVAVFGVADEEHGQEVHAAVVVEDSEAGRTFDPGAMVAESRKHLAAYKYPRVVHVREAMPQGPSGKVLKRELVAEYEG, encoded by the coding sequence CTGGCCGGACCGGGGCTGGGGTCGCTGTCGGTGGCCTCGCTGCTGGCCTCCTCCGCGGTGCGCCACGCCGAGCGCACGGCCGTGGTGTGCGGCGCCGAGCGCGTCACCTACGCGCAGCTGTGGGACCAGGCCCGCGCGTACGCCGGCGCCTTCCGGGCGCGCGGCGTCGGCCCGGGTGACCGCGTGGCGGTGCTCGTGCCGAACGTGCCCGACTTCCCGCGGGTCTACTTCGGCCTGCTCGCGCTGGGCGCCGTCGTCGTCCCCGTCCACCTGCTCTTCACCGCCGACGAGGTCGAGCACGTGCTGCGCGACTCCGGCGCCACCCTCGTGGTGGCCGCCGCCCCCGTGCTCGCGGCGGCCCTGCCGGCCGCGGCGGCCGCCGGGATCCCCGTGGTGACGCTGCTCGTGCCCGACGAGCAGCGCGACAGGGTGCCCGCCCCGCGCCTGGAGGACGAGGCGGCCGCCGCCGAGCCGCTGGAGCGCCTCGTCCCGGTCCCGCCCCTGGCGCCGGCCACCGTCCTCTACACCTCGGGCACCACCGGAAGGCCCAAGGGAGCGGTCGGCAGCCACCTGGCGATCGTCGAGAACGTCAACGTGGTGCTCATCGACTGCTTCGACATGCGCACCGGCGACGTCGTCTTCGGCGGGCTGCCGCTGTTCCACACCTTCGGGCAGGTGTGCGTCATGAACACCGCCTTCCGCGTCGGCGCGACGGTGCTGCTGCTGCCCAAGTTCGACCCGGCGACGGCGCTGCGGGTCATGGACGCCGAGCGCGCCACGGTGTTCATCGGCGTGCCGACCATGTACGGCGCGCTCCTGCAGGCCGCCGGCCCCCACCGCGAGGGCGGCCGGGAGCTGCCGCCGCTGCGGTACGCCATCTCCGGCGGGGCGGCGCTGCCGGAGGCGGTGCTCGACAGGTTCCAGCAGGTGTTCGGAGCTCCGGTGCACGAGGGCTACGGCCTCACCGAGACCTCTCCGGTGGCCTCCTTCAACCGGGTCGGCGAGCCGGCCGTCGCCGGGTCGGTGGGCTTCCCCGTGTGGGGCGTGGAGGCCGAGGTCACCGATCCTGCTCATCCCGAGCGGATCGCCGTGCTGCCCGCCGGGGAGCGTGGAGAGCTGGTCATCCGGGGCCACAACCTCTTCAAGGGCTACCTGGGCGACCCCGACGCCACCGAGGCGGCCGTGGTGGACGGCTGGCTGCGCACGGGCGACATCGCCACGAAGGACGACGAGGGCCGCATCCGCATCGTCGACCGCGCCAAGGACATGATCATCCGCAACGGCTACAACGTGTACTGCCGCGAGGTGGAGGAGGTCCTGGTCCGCTACCCCGGCGTCGCGTCGGTGGCGGTGTTCGGCGTGGCCGACGAGGAGCACGGCCAGGAGGTCCACGCCGCCGTCGTGGTGGAGGACTCCGAGGCCGGGCGCACCTTCGACCCCGGGGCCATGGTCGCCGAGTCGAGGAAGCACCTCGCCGCGTACAAGTACCCGCGCGTGGTCCACGTGCGGGAGGCGATGCCCCAGGGCCCGTCGGGAAAGGTCCTCAAGCGGGAGCTGGTCGCCGAGTACGAGGGCTGA
- the mscL gene encoding large conductance mechanosensitive channel protein MscL: MKGFREFILRGNVVDLAIAVLIGAAFGALVKSFTDDMLTPLLGVFGGVEDFSSLHFAINGSEFRIGAFINAIIAFLITAAILYFFVVKPVNALMARYRTQPEPKAPVHECPECLSKIPVKATRCAFCTAQVAPAA, encoded by the coding sequence GTGAAGGGCTTCCGCGAGTTCATCCTGCGCGGCAACGTGGTCGACCTGGCGATCGCCGTGCTCATCGGAGCGGCGTTCGGAGCGCTGGTGAAGTCGTTCACCGACGACATGCTCACGCCGCTCCTCGGAGTGTTCGGCGGCGTCGAGGACTTCTCCTCGCTGCACTTCGCCATCAACGGCAGCGAGTTCCGCATCGGCGCCTTCATCAACGCGATCATCGCGTTCCTCATCACCGCGGCGATCCTGTACTTCTTCGTGGTCAAGCCGGTCAACGCGCTGATGGCGCGCTACCGCACGCAGCCGGAGCCGAAGGCGCCCGTGCACGAGTGCCCCGAGTGCCTGTCCAAGATCCCCGTGAAGGCCACGCGCTGCGCCTTCTGCACCGCGCAGGTCGCCCCCGCCGCCTGA